The DNA segment CGTCGTGCACGATCGCGGGCTCGCAGCACAGCGCAATGCGGGGCTCGACGCCATTCCGGGCGCGACCCACGTCTTCTGCTTCGATGACGATGCTGTGGTGCGCGAGGACTTCATCGAGCAGGCGATGGACTTCTTCGCCTGCCATCCCGAGGTCGTGGGGATCACCGGACGGGTGCTGCTGGACGGCGCCGCGGCCGACGCCGTGCCGCGGGAAGAAGCCGAGCGAGCGCTGGCAGCTTCGTGGTCGACTCCAGTGAGCCGTCGTTGGCGCGAGAGTCGTGAGTTGTACGGGTGCAACTTCGGGTTCCGCCTCGGCGCAATCGGTGGCGAACGATTCGACGGGCGGCTCCCCCTGTACTCCTGGCTCGAAGACCATGACTTCGCGCGCCGGCTGATGAGGCATGGCACCCTGGCCAGGGTCGAGGACTGCGTGGTGGTGCACCGCGGCGTCAAGTCCGGTGGTCGGATGGCGCACGAGCGGCTCGGCTACTCGCAGGTGATGAACCCGGCCTACCTGCACCACGTCGGCAGCTTCCCGCTCTGGCTGACCCTCCGCGAAACGGTACCGAGGTTGGGCAAGAACGCCGTGCGCTCGGTCGCCGGCCCGGAGTCGGGCTGGCGGCGTGAGCGCCTTCGGGGGAACCTGCGTGCTGCCGGCGACATCGCCCGCCGGCGGTTCACCCCCGAGCGGATCCTCGACATCCCCGTGGCCCGGGGCGCCTGAGCCCGGGCGGGTCGCGTCCCGGGGTCACGTGTAGACGTGAACCCAGTCAACGTAGAGGTCGGAGACGTTGCCGGTCGCGGTGAGGTCGATGGGCCAGCCGCCGCCCAGCGCCAGGTCGATCATGAAGAAGAACGGGTCGGAGTGGTGGTCCTGCAGGCCGTCGATCTTCGCGACCTGCTTGCCGTCGATGTAGTAGACGGCTCCCGTGGGGACGATCCGGACGCCGTAGGTGTGCCAGCTCATCGCCCAGTCGGAGAAGCCGTTGTCCTCCTTGCAGTCCACGACGTCGCCGACGTCCTCACCGTCGACCCAGTTGTGCAGCGCGTGGCAGCTGCCCGCGGTGTTGTGGCCGTAGAGCTCGACGGCGTCGATCTCGCCGGAGCTGTTGCTGGTGGTGGTGGCGCTGTCGGTGTCCAGCATCCAGAAGGCGGGCCACGTCCCGGCCCCGGGCGCGCCGAGCATCCGGGTCTCGTAGTAGCCGTACTGGGCGGCGAAGCCACCCCCGCCGACGGTCAGCGAGGACAGGATGCCGCCGAGGTGCTGCTGTCCGTAGGGAGCGGGGACGTCGCGGCCTCCGATCGGCTCCGCGCGGATGCGCAGGTAGTCCTCGCCGACGGTGGAGATGTTCCCGGCGCCGTCGGCGGGGTCGGCGAAGACCGCGTCGCCGAACTCTGACGTGCCCCAGTAGGCGGGCTTGGTGGCTGCGTAGGTCGCCCCGGCGCCCGTCTGGGTGATCGACAGCGGGTCGGTGAACTCCTCGTCCCACTGCAGGGTCATGCCCTCGGGGGCGTGACCGGCTGCGGGCTGGGCGATGCCGGCGCTGTTGTACAGCTGGACGAAGAGGGCCGGTGTCGACCCGGCCGCCGGGCCGCTCGCGGTGACCTGCACGGTGAGCGGGCCCTGAGGGAGCCTCGTCGTGTCGAAGCTCAGGGTCGCGCGCCCGTCCGCACCGGCCGTGCCCGAGGCGACGGGCTGGACAGCGCCGTCTGCCGCCGTGCCGAGGCCGAGTGATGCGCTGACCTGGAGCTCTGTCGTGGCGTCGGCAGCCACCACGATGGTCGCCACGCCGTCCACCGTCGAGCTGGGCGAGGGGCAGACGAGCGTGAGCCTGCCGACCTGCGGCGTAGCCACCGGGACGGCGGACGACTCGCAGGATGCTGGAGCGGCTGAGCTGGTCGAGTACCCGTCCTCCACCGGCCAGCGCGGAGGAGTGGTCCCCGTCTCGTGGAAGACGACTTCGCGCAGTCCGATGACCGCGGCCGGGATGGTCTTCTCCAGCTCCACCCGCACGGAGCGGGCCATCCGCGGCATGAAGGCGATCGTGGTCGCCTGGCCGGTGCCGCCGGCGATCCCGGAGACCACCACCGTGCTGCCGTCGTCGAAGACCAGTTGGCCGTGCAGCGGTGCCGCCGCCGAGTTGGCGGGGTCGAACGTCGTCTGCGAGGGGCCGAAGAGCTGGACGCTGGCCAGCTCGCGCGGGGAGTCCCAGCCGAGCTGGACCTCAGCGGTCGGGTCACCGGTGGGCGCGAGCCACTCCTGGCCGGTCGCGCCTCCGGCGACGTCGCCGTCCACCAGTGCACTCGCCTGACCGGGAGCCGTCGGGGTCGCCTGCGCGGTGACCGAGGAGCCGTGGTCAGGACCGGAGCCGTCGACGGACAGCGCCGCCAGGCTGACCGACGTCGCGCCGTCCGGGACGTCGGCGATCGTCAGCCGGGCCGAGGACGTCGTCCGGCCCGGGAAGTCGACGACCGCGTCGCCGGTCTCGTCGGCGGTCAGCAGCAGCGCGCCGGCTCCACCGAAGGTCAGGGTGGCGGTTGTGAAGGCCGTGCTGCCGTCCCCGGCCGCTCGGACCTCGACGTGGTCCACCCGGGTCGGCCTGGACCACGTCAGCTCGACCCAGGCGCCCCTGGTCTGCCCGTCGGTCTGCCAGACCACCGGCCGCTTGGCGACGTCCGCGGACGACGCCTCGTCGCTCCCGCTGATCAGGGCGGCCGAGTTGGACGTGGGTGTCTCCGAGGACGCGCGGACCCGGACATCGGCTGTCCGGTTGACGTGGACGATCACTCCTACGAGCACCGCCAGGACGGCCACTGCCGCGCCGATGACGGCGACGGTTCTCCGTTTCGTCTGGACCACCCCGTGAACACTCGAGCCGCGGACACGCACACCCACCGGTGGGTCGCGGACAGCCCTGTCGCGTACACCTCGGACACCGTCCTGGAGGCCGCGAGCCTACCTGTCTGGTCTCGGCGCGGACGGCCCGCTGTCGCTACACTGCCGAGCGGTCACGGAGGGACACCAGTCGGGCGCCTGCCGCTGGCTGCGGCGAGGCAGGGGAGGCCCGATGACCACTCTCACGCTGGTCACCCTGGCGGTCGTCCTCTACGGGGCCCTCAGCGGCCGGGGATACGGGCGTGCACTCGCCTTGGGCGGTGCGACCCCCATCGGGGCGGCCGTCGTCTTCGGAGACACCGCCGTGCCGACGTTCTACTTCGTCGCACTGGGGGCCGCGGCCGGGCTCGCCCTGGGACTCCTCATCCGCTCCCGCAGGTTCCAGTCCCTCGACGCTCCGAGGATCCCCGGGGTCGCCGCGCTCGTGCTTCTGACCCTCTGGGCGGTGCTGATCACGCTCGCCGCGCCCCTGCTCTTCGACGGGCTGAGCGTCTTGGCGCCGGGCGGTGGAGAGAGCCGGCTCTCCGCCGGAGTTCTGTCGTCGTCCAACGTCGCTCAGATCGTCTACCTGGTGCTCGGCGTGTGCGTCGTCGTCTTCCTCGCCCGGTCCCCGCGGACGGTGCCGCAGATCATCGGCACCGCGGCCGGCCTGGCGACCATGCTCTCCTTCTGGGCCTACCTGCATGCGACCTTCGGAGTTCCCTATCCGCTCGGGTTCTTCGACAACTCCCCGGCGTTCGTCTTCATCGAGACTGCACCCGGCAACGTGCAGCGGTTCCGCGGGATCTTCTCCGAGCCGGCGGGTCTTGCCACGTCGTCCCTGGTCACGGCCGCTTACATGTTCTCCCGCGCCCCGCAGGTCCGGGCGCTGCGCAGGCTCGGCGTGCTGCTCGTCGCGGCGATCGCGCTGTACCTGGCCGTGATCTCCACATCGGGGACCTTCCTCGTCGCCGGACTCGCACTCCTGCTGCTGTCCGTCGTCGTCTTCCTCAGCAGGTTCGTGCTGAAGCGCGGGCCGCTCAACCCCCTCAGCGTGACCACGGCCTGCGCCGCGGTCATAGCCTCGCTGTGGCTGCTGCCGATCGTGGCCGCCGCGATCGAGCGAGGCGTCAGCGAGAAGGTTGCGTCGTCGTCCTACTCGGACCGCTCCGGTGCCGACACGGCGTCCTATGAACTGCTCTTCCGGACCTTCGGTCTGGGCGTCGGCCTCGGGTCGAACCGGCCCTCGTCATTCCTGGCGGCACTGCTCAGCACGCTGGGCATCGTCGGCACGGTGCTCTTCGCCATCGCGGTCGGCACGCTCATCCGGCAGGGCTACGGCGTCCGCGCGTTCCGACCCGTGGTGTGGGCGCTGACGGCCCTGCTCATCTCGAAGTTCGTCAGCGGTCCGGACCTCGCCGACACCAGCGGGATCCTGTGGATGTCCCTCGGTGTGCTGGCGCATGCAGCCGTGACACGGCGAGCCGGGGGCAGCGCCACCGGATCAAGAGCGGGTCAGGTCGCCGTCTGGCCCGCGAGGACGGTCTGACCGCTGGTCCCACCCAGGTCCAGATCACGGACGTGGTCGAGCGCGACGCTGATCGACGTCACCCGTACACCGGCCAGCAACTCGAGTGCGAACAGGAACTCCGACCGCTTCGTCGCGCCGGACTCCACGACGACCAGGCTGTTGCCGGCGAGTGCTGCGGCGACGGCGGACTCGGAGCGCTCGACGAGCGGGGGGCAACTCAAGATCACGTAGTCGAAGCGCGCGGACAGGTCGTCGAGCATGTCGCGCATGGCGCTGGTGCTCAGGCGCTGCGCGGAGGACGGGTCCACGGTTCCGGTCGTCAACTCGTAGACGTGATCGGCGCTGGCCACGCTGATCACCTCGTCCACCGAGCTGGTGCCGTTCAGCACGTCTGCCACACCGGGCCGGAGCTCGGTGGCGTCGTTCTTCCGGTCCCGGTGCCTGCTGCCGGAGGAGCGGAGGTCGACGTCGGCGATGACGACGGTCGAGCCGATCTCGCCTAGGGCCGCGGCCAGCTGGCGCGCGACCCCCTGGGCGTCGGACGCGGACGTGACGCCGGCGACCGCGATGACTCCTCGGGCCTGGGTTCCGAACTGCAGGTTGGCCCGGAGGTTGCGGAAGGACTCCACCCGGGCATCGGAGGCGGAGACTCCGCGGGCACGCCGCGCCCGCCCGGTCGGGATCGAGGTCAGCGTGGCCAGTGCGGGAGACCGGGGAAGGTCGGCGAAGGTGCGGATCCGGGTGTCGAGCGCGTCGGCCACCACCACGATGGCCAGGCCCAGGACGAGGCCCACCACGATCCCGATCAGCAGGTTGTTCCGCGGACGCGGTGTCGTTGCGACCTCGGGCTGGGCGGCCGGTTCGACCACGGTCAGCTGTACCGGCGACGCGACGCCGGGCGCGTCGAGGACCTGAGCCTCCACCGTCAGCGCCTCAGCCACAGCGTTGGCCCGCTCCGCGACGAGGGCGGCGTCGCTGCCGCTCGCCTCGATGTCGATGATCGCCGTCTCCGGGCGGGCGACCGAGGTCACCGACCGCCGCAGGTCCTCGGTGTCGGTGCCTGCACCCAGGGTGGCGGCGGCTCGGTCGAGCACAGTGGCCGTCGTCGCGAGGTCGGCGTACGTGGGGGTCCGCTGCATGGCGAAGACGTTGCCCTGTTGGAGATCGCCGGGCGACGCATCCCCGACGGTCGCCACGACGACCGTTGCCCGGGCGTAGTACGCCGGGGTCGTGGCGAACGACGCGGCGATGGCCGCGCCGGCTCCGAGGAGGGTCAGCAGCACGACGACCCACCAGCCGCGACGGAGAACCCTCAGGTAGTCGTGCAGGATCACCGGGCTACTTCCTGTGGGCCAGGGCGGATGCCGTGGTCAAGGGTCTGCGCGACGTCTGCGTCGTCGGCGGACCCTAACAGAGAGAGGAGGTCAGCCCGGTTGGGTCGGTCCGGGACCGGCGCTCGACCCGAACCACGGTCACGGCAGCTGGTCGCGGGAGGCGGCTGCGTATCGTGACCGGCCGACGGACGCCGACCTTGCCGGATCCCGCAGCGTCGCAGGTCCGGACCCCGTCCCACGGTCGCCGTGGGACGGTCCCGGGCTCATGGTGGCAGTTGTCCCCGCCCATCCCGCGCGGTACCGGCACGACTGGAGGGGCCGCATGTCCGACACCGGTGGGTTCCGGCGCGCGATGCTCGTGATGACCGCGTCGAGCATGCTCGTGCCCGTCGTGGGCATCGTGACCGCGCCGATACTGGCGCAGGCCCTGGGCGTCGCCGGCCGGGGCGAGGCCGCCGCCGTGATCGCTCCCAACCTCCTGGTGGTGAGCGTTGCCACGCTGGGTCTGCCCGAGGCCCTGACCTACCACCTGGCCAAGCGCCCGCACTCCTCCCGGGTGGCGCTGTGGTGGGCAAGCCTGTTCAGCGCCGTCCTCGGTGCCGCCTGCCTCATCGGGGTGTTCTTCGCCGCGTCGTTCCTGTCAGCAGGTGACGCGGACCTCGCCGACCTCATGGTGCTGGGGACCGCACTGGCCATCCCCGCCCTGTTCGTGAACCTGCTCCGCGGGGCGGCGTCGGGCAGGCAGATGTGGACCGCGGTCGCGATGGAACGGATCACGAACTCGCTGCTCCGTCTCGTGGTCCTCGCCGCCCTGGCGCTCACCGGGCACCTGGACGTGCTGAGCGCGGTCCTGGTGATGACCATCGCGCCCATCGTCGCCGGCGCGGTCTACTGGAAGCTCGCGCTGGCCCCGCCGCTGCCACCGGCGGAGCCCGGACCGCAGGTCCACATGGCGTCCGCGCTTCTGAGCTTCGGGTCCAAGATCTGGCTGGGTGCGGTCGCCAGCATGCTCATGGCCCGGCTCAGCCAGCTGCTGGTGATCCCGCTGTCCGACGCCACCCAGCTCGGGATCCTCGTCGTCGCGATCACGATCTCCGACGTCCCCTTCATCGTCGCCCAGACCGTGCGGGACGTCGTCTTCGGGGCCGACAGCGCCCGAGCTGACCCGGAGCGCCTCGCCCTGACCGCCCGGCTGGCGACGCTGATCGCCCTGACCGGTTCACTGGTGCTCGGTGGGTCGTTGCCCTTCTGGATCAGCACGTTGTTCGGCGAGGGGTTCGACGGGGCCATCGGGCCGACCTGGCTGCTGCTGGCCAGCTCCGTGATCAGCGTCCCGGGTCTGATCGCCGGGGCCGGGCTGGCCTCTGCCGGTAGACCCGGGCTCCGCTCCGTGGCGCTCATCGTGGCCCTGGTGACCAACCTGATCGGCATCGTCGTGCTGACGCCAGCCCTCGGTGCCGTAGGCGCTGCGACGGCGGCCTTGATGGGAAGTGCCCTGTCGACCGCCTTCGGCGTGCTCATGGTGGCGCGGCTGCTGTCGATGCCCTCGGCCGCCTTCGTGCTGCCTCGTCGATCGGACATCGCGGTGCTGGTCTCCGAGGGCATGCGTGTCGTCCGGCGGGTCGGCCCGCGACGGAGCCGGCAGCCGCGGTGAGCCGACCACCCGGACGCTCTCGGGATCGTCGACCTGGTGGGTCGCGGCCTCGAGTCGGCGGTGGAGCTCACGGCAGTGCATCGCTCGAGGCAGCCTCGGCGTCCCTGTCGGCCTTGCCCCCGGAGCGCCAGCGGTCGGCCTGGTCGCGGGTCTGTTGTTCACAGCGCAGACGGGACATGGCGATGGCGTGCAGAGCTCGGTCGAGTTGCCGTCGCCGCGGGTGAGCCGGTAGCGGCGGTCCTGACCGAGGCCACAGGGATCGGGGCAGTGCCGGCGGGCATCGCAGAGGCAGCGCCGTTGCGTCAGCGGGTCAACCGTGGCCTGGGGCAGGTGCTTGCGGACGCCGATGACGACCGCGACCGTCCCGCCAGCATGGACATGCGATCTCCTCCTGACCGGTGGCACGCCGAAGGCCTCGGTCCGGTGCAGCCAGGCAGGACTGTGACGGGACTCGCCAGCAGTCACTGGGAGTCAAGCTCCTGATCAGGTCAACGTCATCGGGCCGGGCCGGGCCGGGCCGGGCCGGGCCGGGCAGCGGCGGCAGACGGACGGTCCGCTCAAGGCACCAAGCCAGTCAGGCCGAGAGCCATGACCACTGCCACCGGCCGAAGACCAGCACACGAGTCCAGCCGAGCTCACGGTCAGCCCAGGTCGCGCGTGTCCCGCTCCAGCTCCCGCAGTGCCCGTGCTGCTGCACT comes from the Modestobacter italicus genome and includes:
- a CDS encoding glycosyltransferase family 2 protein; translation: MEYSLGDSTLPAASDGREARTTDVIGVVLASAGRSQLLGEVIADLGRQTRQDFTLVLSVPDVQSLPDGPLPTGAIVVHDRGLAAQRNAGLDAIPGATHVFCFDDDAVVREDFIEQAMDFFACHPEVVGITGRVLLDGAAADAVPREEAERALAASWSTPVSRRWRESRELYGCNFGFRLGAIGGERFDGRLPLYSWLEDHDFARRLMRHGTLARVEDCVVVHRGVKSGGRMAHERLGYSQVMNPAYLHHVGSFPLWLTLRETVPRLGKNAVRSVAGPESGWRRERLRGNLRAAGDIARRRFTPERILDIPVARGA
- a CDS encoding oligosaccharide flippase family protein, whose amino-acid sequence is MSDTGGFRRAMLVMTASSMLVPVVGIVTAPILAQALGVAGRGEAAAVIAPNLLVVSVATLGLPEALTYHLAKRPHSSRVALWWASLFSAVLGAACLIGVFFAASFLSAGDADLADLMVLGTALAIPALFVNLLRGAASGRQMWTAVAMERITNSLLRLVVLAALALTGHLDVLSAVLVMTIAPIVAGAVYWKLALAPPLPPAEPGPQVHMASALLSFGSKIWLGAVASMLMARLSQLLVIPLSDATQLGILVVAITISDVPFIVAQTVRDVVFGADSARADPERLALTARLATLIALTGSLVLGGSLPFWISTLFGEGFDGAIGPTWLLLASSVISVPGLIAGAGLASAGRPGLRSVALIVALVTNLIGIVVLTPALGAVGAATAALMGSALSTAFGVLMVARLLSMPSAAFVLPRRSDIAVLVSEGMRVVRRVGPRRSRQPR
- a CDS encoding DUF7402 domain-containing protein, producing the protein MAVLAVLVGVIVHVNRTADVRVRASSETPTSNSAALISGSDEASSADVAKRPVVWQTDGQTRGAWVELTWSRPTRVDHVEVRAAGDGSTAFTTATLTFGGAGALLLTADETGDAVVDFPGRTTSSARLTIADVPDGATSVSLAALSVDGSGPDHGSSVTAQATPTAPGQASALVDGDVAGGATGQEWLAPTGDPTAEVQLGWDSPRELASVQLFGPSQTTFDPANSAAAPLHGQLVFDDGSTVVVSGIAGGTGQATTIAFMPRMARSVRVELEKTIPAAVIGLREVVFHETGTTPPRWPVEDGYSTSSAAPASCESSAVPVATPQVGRLTLVCPSPSSTVDGVATIVVAADATTELQVSASLGLGTAADGAVQPVASGTAGADGRATLSFDTTRLPQGPLTVQVTASGPAAGSTPALFVQLYNSAGIAQPAAGHAPEGMTLQWDEEFTDPLSITQTGAGATYAATKPAYWGTSEFGDAVFADPADGAGNISTVGEDYLRIRAEPIGGRDVPAPYGQQHLGGILSSLTVGGGGFAAQYGYYETRMLGAPGAGTWPAFWMLDTDSATTTSNSSGEIDAVELYGHNTAGSCHALHNWVDGEDVGDVVDCKEDNGFSDWAMSWHTYGVRIVPTGAVYYIDGKQVAKIDGLQDHHSDPFFFMIDLALGGGWPIDLTATGNVSDLYVDWVHVYT
- a CDS encoding polysaccharide biosynthesis tyrosine autokinase, whose protein sequence is MILHDYLRVLRRGWWVVVLLTLLGAGAAIAASFATTPAYYARATVVVATVGDASPGDLQQGNVFAMQRTPTYADLATTATVLDRAAATLGAGTDTEDLRRSVTSVARPETAIIDIEASGSDAALVAERANAVAEALTVEAQVLDAPGVASPVQLTVVEPAAQPEVATTPRPRNNLLIGIVVGLVLGLAIVVVADALDTRIRTFADLPRSPALATLTSIPTGRARRARGVSASDARVESFRNLRANLQFGTQARGVIAVAGVTSASDAQGVARQLAAALGEIGSTVVIADVDLRSSGSRHRDRKNDATELRPGVADVLNGTSSVDEVISVASADHVYELTTGTVDPSSAQRLSTSAMRDMLDDLSARFDYVILSCPPLVERSESAVAAALAGNSLVVVESGATKRSEFLFALELLAGVRVTSISVALDHVRDLDLGGTSGQTVLAGQTAT